A window of Xenopus laevis strain J_2021 chromosome 1L, Xenopus_laevis_v10.1, whole genome shotgun sequence genomic DNA:
CTCCATTGGGTGAGAGGTGCAGTAGGAATGGCATTTGGAAAGATAGGATGACGAAGTTGGTACGTTGTTCGAGAACAATTGATTATAGTGTTTGTGGGAGGTTATTATTACAGGTTTGGGGGAGTATTTTAGGTTTGGGAAAGGGATGGAAAAATGCTAGCAAGAAGTTAAGTAACATCAGAGCGACTCAGATGCACCACACCTGCCGGATTGAGAGCTTATAGCTGTGTTGGCTAACCTGGTTTGTGAGAGGTGGATGTATTGGAGTGCGCGTCGTTATGTTGTCTGACGGATCTAATGTAGGTTGGGGTTTGTTTAGATGTTCAAGTGAGAAGTTGCTGGCGCGAGGATTGGGTCCGTGGAGCAGGGTGTGTTAGTGTATTTTCGTTGGACCATTGGGAAGATCATTAGGGTATGAAAGAGATTGGGAAGGAACGATTGATAAACTCTTTTTCCTGTTATATGTTCGAACCATAATGGCGTCTGACTAAGTGTCTAGCCAGATCGACTAGGGACGGCATCCTCCATTTTTGTGGTAGCGAATAGGCAGAAGACTGTTCTTTCTTTGAGGATATGTGAAAGAAAGTGTACTATTAGTCGGGAGCATATACTGCTGTTTGTGGGGTTGATTTTAACGATGTTTGGGGGGTGTTTTAGAAGGCTGGAAAAAACAGGTACCAGTAGTACAGATACAGCGACAGCGACCACGAGATTTACCAACTGCAATTGCCCCTTATGCGTTGCTGCCTGTGTTGGGTGTTTGGAGGGGACTGAGCGTCTGCTAAGTATATCTGAATCCCATAAGACATAAGGGTAGGGTATGTGCGTAGGATTCAGTGGGAGATTGCAGAATGTCAGCATGAAGCAGGGGGCGGTGTATTTGTTGTGAGTTGCCATGGCAACTTAGGTGATTGAGAAAGTGATGAGGGGACACTTATGTGAGAGCAGTCTTGTTTATCCTTTATGTTTCCGTGTAAGTAAGATTCGCTATACGTTTCACGGAGGAGCCGAATAAGCGGACGCCAATCATTCATACAGGTAGAGAAAGCAAGACTAGgcttctttgaataggtgaagaagtgtacttttcagacatatatggtttgtaggggttattttacagtttggggggtgtttagactgaaaaactacaagtagtacacatagagcgcagcccccagattttcaactgccaattgcccttatgcgttgctccggttttggggtgtttgggggctgcgtctctatgtttattcatacatatggggtattgttctattcaggagaacttgcagattgtcattgagcaggtttttttagttgccatggaaacttagggagaaatcgaactttgtaactcttttttcctttatttcagaccattatcgctgacttctacgaacgactgcggacccaatcctccatgtagaaaagcaagaatggcatctttgaataggtgaagaagtgtacttttcggacatatatggtttgcaggggttattttacagtttggggggtgttttagactgaaaaactacaagtagtacacattagagcgcagcccccagattttcaactgcaattgcccttatgcgttgctcctgttttgggtgTTTGGgcgctgcgtctctatgtttatccaaacatatggggtattgttctattcaggagaacttgcagattgtcattgagcaggttttttttagttgccatggaaacttagggagaaattgaactttgtaactcttttttcctttatttcagaccaaatcgcctGACTTCTatgaacgactgcggacccaatcctccatgtagaaaagcaagaatggcatctttgaataggtgaagaagtctactttttggacatatatggtttgtaggggttattttacagtttggggggtgtttagactgaaaaaactacaagtagtacacatgaGCGCagccccagattttcaactgcaattaccctTATGTGTTGCTCCCTGTTTTTAGGGTGTTGGGGGGCTGcctctctatgtttatccatacatatggggtatcgttctattcaggggaactgcAGATTgtttattgagcaggtttttgttagttgccattggaaacttagggagaaatctaactttggaactcttttttcatttatttcagaccaaatcgctgacttctccGAATGACTGCGCCCACAATtttccgtgtagaaaagcaacaatcgcatctttgaatagctgaagaagtgcacttttaggacatatatggtttgtggggttatttcacagtttgggggtgtttagactgaagaactgcaagtagtacacatagagcgcagcccccagattttcaactgcaattgcccttatgcgttgctcctgttttggggtattttgggggctgcgtctctatgtgtatccatacatatggggtatcgttttattcaagagaagtttgtctttcaaattgtctgtagttatagcatttagaacggtgttattttgtcagatttacatttgttcCTGCGTCTTAGtttgcatttttagaaaaaaactaaaaatgcaacaaaaaagctctaaatatcatgatgcactggtaaaatgtgtttgaattttgagtgaaaactacaccacccctagaaacctgaaggtctgtagtttttaaaaattaccaaacatgaagggataagttagatttacatataagttatgcagcatcaactgtcacgtgtgcttatctactttgttctggtgtaaaattatacaaactgttgttttagtttgggggttactcctggacaaagaaagtgggttactgatacatatttggtatcgttggacttggcaggatctggggcttttagaaacagaaaaaaaattcatgtaaaattaacttttctgtggaaaaaaaactcaagatatacacaattttttaacaaattttattttttttacatatttcaccccaaaatatacattaaatctcctgaaaagtcacaaaattccaCTTGCATGTCGAAGCCCAAtttgtaacgaaaaaaacaatatataattttcctagtttcgtggaggttttcctacaattAAACCTTGTTAatctgaacaagtacaaaatgcttaaaaacggctggcatttcgcgtaaccaaaatgtgaaactctgctggcacttaaagggttaatcattACTTTTGTAGCTATGGCCTTATAGCTAGAGCTCGGGTGGCTGTCAGTATGGGGGGAGTTAAAAAATGCCACTTATTGGCTTTATATAATGTCATATTTAGCAATGGGTGAACAATTTTAATAGAATAGTCAAACTTCAAAATTAGAGCACTTCCTGCTCACTGCATATGCACATAGATTCTTCCACATAACTAAACGCTCACTGTGCAAGCCAACACCTAAAGCAGAAGGGTACATTTTATAAATCATGGGAAGTCCGTTGAATGACAGGCGTCCTGGGGACGGAGGTCCAAAACCATCTAAATACTGGGAAATCCTGAGGAATTGACTGGTTTGCCAACAAAGACATCAGCTTTCAGCTGTGACTGTGAGCCTGGGCTCATCATCTAATTATCTTTCAGGTGCCTTTTGGCCTAACCCTGTTATGATCCTGCCCACCTCAGATCACATccccatatagggttgccaccttttctggaaaaagttaccaggcttcctatatatttatcttttttccctattaataacattgcgatcaactatcatttttagtggccaggccaggtggcaacccttccctCAGTGTTGCCTCCAGGTCCGGaactaggcagaagaggcacctgcctagggtacaaagatgtgggggtgctgggcaggtacctactCAAACGTTTTCTGCCTACCCAATAGTTCACACAGCTtcctcccctgctgctctcgcTCCCATTCTCTCTCCTCTCCTCCCCCTTGCACTTCCCCCTCCCTTCGTCACTCCCTCCCGTGCCCTTCCCCTTGGTAACATGTCTGGTTATGCGGTGCATGCGCACAGTTCTAAGTGCGTGCACATGGGCGGGGGGTATCCTGCCGGCTGCCTAGGGCGTTCTGTCAGCACGGCACAGCCCTGGTTGCCTCTATCTCCTGTACATTcacaagcagtgtcagactgacccaccgggataccaggaaaacaattttaaaaactgttgtaTCTCTTGCGAATCCAAAATATGTTGTGCTTAGAACAAGAAGCTGTTAGATCACATTTCAGCTCAAACAGGCGAACCCCACCCAAGTTACAGACTAACACAATACCCTCAGGTGCAACAAGTCATGTTTTATCTGGGCTATGACAGCCTGAGCCTGCATATCCATTGGGGAAGACTGTTAAGGCCAAAACGTGCCATTTAAACACATAGTATAGATTTATTGAACAACCAGGCAATAAATTATGTTGGTACACAACTGTTATTAAATATGCTGTAATCCGAATTTTTATATGGTCTGTTCTAGTCTTTGCCATCCTAGGCTTCCCTTGGAGGatactttagggctcatttatgaatttaGGTGCTgaatggtagggatgcaccgaatccactattttggattcggccaaacccccaaatcctttgtgaaagattcggtcaaataccaaaccgaatccgaaccctaatttgcatatgcaaattaggagtgagaaggggaaacattttttacttccttgttttgtgacaaaaagtcacgcgatttccctccccacccctaatttgcatatgcaaattcggatttgattcggccaggcagaaggatttggccgaatcctgctgaaaaaaggccaaatcctggccaaatcccgaaccaaatccttattcggtgcatccctactaaatggCACAAGAGCAATTGTCAATAGTGACCAATTAGCAATTATCTTTTAACTACAAGTTGtaataaattaaatcaaatgaaagcaaatatctcattggttgctataggtgactgcACTGCTGCAATTTATGTTTGTAAATTAGTCCCTTCGGTTTCTACCACTACACCTTGCACCCGGAGTTGCTATTCAGGTGGGTCTCTTATATGCCACTAATCCCACTATGTGCAACTGCCTCAATATTTTCTAGCATAGCGTCAGACTGAAACAGGAGCCAAGTTCAGTAGTAGGATTCCCCCAGTATGtaaaccaaaataataaaaggtttcatttttatatttgcaaattCCCTGCTAGCTCTGGTTACTACCTTTGGGTTGTTGTGAACACTATACCTGTGTTACATCATAAATTAAATGATATTGTCTGAAGCATTTAtgatgtgattattttttttaacaaaacagtaCCACGAAAGAGAATGTGTAAGAcccagcaaataaaaaatgttgtttttttttttgcaagaaccGCTGGCACCCAAGTTATAAGGAGATCAAGTTCCGTGTGTGAATTCGGTctggttaaaggaaaagtaacatcaaaaaattaaagcatttaaaagtaattaacatataatatactgttgctctgtattgataaaagctgtgtgtttgattcagaaagattactatagtttatataaacaagctgttctGTAGCCATGACAGCAGCCATTCAAGAAGCTGGAAAGAAGGACAAATGGcataggttacatagcacataacagataagccttgtccaatacaatggtgttttatttgttatctgctaaataacctgtgccttttctctcttttccagctggaatggctgcccccatggctacacagtttatataaattatagcagtCTTTATTAAACAAACATACCAGTTCTacaagtgcagagcaacagtacgttatattttaattactttgatacactttcagtttttgatgttactgttcctttaaccttttcTCCACCAGTATATCGGAAACTCACCTGAAAGAAAGGCCCATGTCATACATGCTCAAGAATTTGCAGGGAGTTATATCTGGCCGACTCGAAGTTGGGTAAGGACAAGGAAGGTAAAATGTATCAGAGAGCAGGCCATCTGCTAAATAGTATTACAAtagtttatattcattttatagtttttccttGATAAAATGCATCAGACTAAGAATAAACGTTGGTGTGATCTATGTATAAAGCAGATACATCAGAAGATATTGATATAGTTCGATTTTATTAGACATCAACAGCAACATGTTCCAGAAAGAATTTTGGAAAATATAAGATAATGAAATAAGTTTAGATTTGTTCATGTATACAGTTACTTTCAAGTTACAATCAAGTATTAATGCATGCAGAAGAAAAACACTTGCTTGTCTCCACATCTCCACATCGAAGTTTGTTGTATACGTGTCTATGTTATTAAAGTAGAAGACTTTCAGTGTAATGATAACTGTATTATAGCAGCAGgagttaaattaatttatatcaaTTACTTCACACATACACCCATGTACCTTGAAGGACAGATCTTCCGAAGAatggtaaaatatttaaatgcaaaagaGGAAATAGCAAAATCTCAAGCTCTTGTAGACCTACAATTTAAAAGtggatggtgggagttgtagttctggaaCAGACAGGACCACAGTGCCAATTCTACTTTTATTTATCTTTGAGCATAAGAATGGTTGATTTCTGGAGAAATGTTCGatcagttgtttattttttaaagcatggtcctttaaaattagggatgcaccaaatctaggaatAAAATGTTGGTAAAGACTTTCCTTCCTTTCTCAATGTATTGGGTTCATCAGACAGAGTTAGGAGTCGTCAGGCTTCCTTATCTTCATAAGTCAAATtatatcactctggagaaccaatgcTTTTCCAAACAGGTTTGGAAAAgcattggttctccagagtgatatcaTTTGACTTATGCACCAAATCTAACCTTCTGTTCAACAGAATCCCAGCACTTTTTGTATAATTCAGCTTTGGCCAAGTCACATGCAGAAACCAATCCAAACAATTAAAACCATGCCATAATGTCTGAAATTAAGGATACCATGTATCCCTATTTTAAGGAAATTTTAAGAAATTCCCTCAAAGACCACAATGTTGCATGCAGAACAAAGTGTGTATCTTTATTGCACTTcctttatactatttatatatagttatacagtaCAGGTCTTATTCACCCACAGAGgattaacaatataatatatggcaAGGTTAAATGAGGCAATATAAAAAGAGCAGACACTCTTGTTTTCATAGTATGGTGTTTCATAAGATGTTACAAATATGTTGATTTGAAATTCCTGAATATCCACAAGGCACAAGCTATTTGCAAGATTGTAGTCTAGTCTAAAGGTGCACTGTATGTAATATACATAACTGGTGTTATTgctttaaatataatgcagtcaAATCGCCTATATTGTTATGTATACTGGACAAATAATTTAACATGGACCattgaataaaagaaaaagtagaaaattaaTATTGATTTCAGAATTGTTCTACAGACATGTGGGTCTgcaatatatttcagaaaattgaGAATCTTTTTAAATTGCAGGTTGAATAGCAGCACAAAGGGGTTAGACATAGACATGCTCCTATGTGATATGTGTTTTGTATCTACAGACCTGCAGCTAGAGTACTGGGGCAATTATAGTGGAAACATGGTTAATACAGAACACGTATACATTCATACACAAATAAGAGCAGAAGACTGGACAAGTTAACATAACCATAAAGCTGCTGAGAGATGACACATTTTTAGGCTAAACAATAGGAAGCTTGGTTGTTCTCTCTTCTGAGCTTTCCTCAGATGTGTTAGGTTCAGGTGTAAAAGCAACTTTCTGTAGAGTGGGATTTGTGTGttcttcagagctttctgatgaATGGGAGTGGGTGCTGGTGCTCTTTGTAACAGCACTGCGATCCTCTGAATGTGTTGTGCTGTCCTCATCAGATGAACTGCTAGATCCTCTCTGTGTGGTTGGCAAAGCAAATGAACCatgattaaattaattttttttacaaatacactTTCATTCAATTTTGAATGTTTGAGCATTACTTTTAGGTCCCCACACTGGGTTTGTTGTGTCTGGGAATGCCCACCTAACTTTTGTATAAGTGCTGATGATCAAGATAAAATAATGGCTAAGCTAAGCTTATATCAATGGCAAATGGAGCTACAGAGTCCACTCTTTTCAGTCTAGTAATTGATCATAGTGTTAAAGTTAGAGCTGAAcctcaaattattttaatatgaaatgtaaaatataccTACTATGGTACATATTTTCTCAACCAATTATTTCCCCTTAACATGGCAACTGGATACAAAGCTGTTGATTACTGTGTGCACAGAATATTACATCACTGTATATCAGCATTTATACTATAAGTTCTAATTGCCAAATTGAATACATTGGTGCAGGCATTGTCAAGCGATAGTGAACATTGCTGCCTACTTTGCCTCCTATATTATCTTATTCTACTGAGGACTACAGAGAATGCTTCCCTACAGCAATAATATTTCAATATGCAGGGAtgtaatattcctttttgtttaatATTCCTTTTTATAGTAAGGCTGGGTAATTGTATTAACATTTAGAAACCATagaaggcaaacattttttttaagtcaaagggaGGGGACTTGGatattaatatacatacataaaccaTAACAGTTTTCAGTTTGGAAAGATATACTAAGAGATGTGACTTTTGGTCCAGTAaaggtttatatagtgaataaagtatcccctcttgtaaaatataaggatattattagttaccgaggagtttcatgaccatataaaaacacgaggccgaaggccgagtgtttttatacaggtcatggaactccgaggtaacttctaatatcctcatattttacaactgggggtactttatttattataatacacaaattttagtgagtcatgtgacagaaatgacatcactactcaccgtttataactgatgacatcactactcaccgtttataaggatataatttacaggatattcatggcttttgtgtattataacaacaTATTACTTTGTATTACTACTGCTTCATTCTTTAATGTTTTTCTGTTGTTGAGACACTACActaaatttataataaaaaccatagaaagaCAAAGCATAAACTGAAATCTCTGCAGTGACCaaacttcaaattattttttttaaataaggagaGTGGGCACACATGATATGATTGCTTACCcataatttgaaattaaaattgaatatagctTTTAAACAGATGTAACATCAATAATCTTTTCTATCAGActtatttatgaaagaataaaacaacagttcaccagagtgaaattccacagctctctaTTCACTAGTATGGAATTGTAggaacatatttattaaggtGAAAGTAAAGAGTTCACCCTTTAATGAATGGGCTGCTACAATTTCCATACAAATCAATAAAGTAACTCTGGTGGTCTGTGATGAGCTCTCTTTCACCTTTCGATGCCTTTTGCATTAGTATGAAGTATGCCTTTTAGCATTATACAGCAGtaaactacacagaatctacacctctgtgaatttcttcagatgtcacctctttgaagagttacaatgtgccattgtgattggattagtggaagagagtcagttgaactgaagaagctgctcagatgagtagtgaaatgtcttcattgattactcagcaagtccagttgtttttagatttacctatactagatatacagcagtatgttttctgctaaaacccAGACTCTTTGAGGATATGTAGTGCAACAGCATCCATTTTTCACCAGTATTGGCCATATTGCCTCAACACAGCATCTGGTCAACGAATGTTAGTACTGTACTAATCTTTATAAAGACGCAATAAAGTTCCTTTAATGCATGCAAACTCATATCTGTATCTAATGGGACTGCCTGAAGGTTTACATTTTTGTATCTAAAACAAGAGCAAGCTCCAAAggcaaacagatatatatatatatatggtaatatTACTTTAAATATGACACCTTTTTAGTGCTTAAAGGATTTAATTAACTCTACCACATATTTGTCAATCCCTTCCAATCTCACCACCACCATAggcaatgtaaagaaaaaagcttTTTGATTTTCCTTATACAAACTTTTTAGGTGGGTACTCCCAAATAGAGTTTTTCAACTTGCATATATAATTCTCATCACGGAATGTAGCCCACCTTCTGGtgccatatataaaaaaatattaccctATATTTCTGTTTGTCTATTCCTGTGCCTTTGGGGCTGGCTCTTGTTTTAGCTAATGTGATTCTGGCTTTTAAGGGATACAAGTGTGAGCTGTGTAAGGATTGTGAACACAATTGGACCTTGGGACTATACTATTTGGACATATTAAGTTTTCAATTTTTACCTTCTTTCCTTTCAAATCACGTTTGAGCAGATTCAAGAGAAGGTCCCGTCTTGGTCTATAACTGTCTCCTCTGAGATTGGAAAGTCGTTTAGCAGTCACAACAGGTCCT
This region includes:
- the LOC108711024 gene encoding transcriptional regulator ATRX homolog, which gives rise to MVFTQKMKTVLLFVCLFGIAFAYSNSSSSESSESSKSDSSDSSSEENQTAGPVVTAKRLSNLRGDSYRPRRDLLLNLLKRDLKGKKRGSSSSSDEDSTTHSEDRSAVTKSTSTHSHSSESSEEHTNPTLQKVAFTPEPNTSEESSEERTTKLPIV